Genomic segment of Coregonus clupeaformis isolate EN_2021a chromosome 34, ASM2061545v1, whole genome shotgun sequence:
GCGGCTGACACCCAGTTATCTTCATCtaaggcagcagagagagagagcctgcgaTTCAGCCTTTATCCTCTGGGATGGGAGCAAAGCAGCTTACTCCAAAATACTATCACATCTCACAAAGGCCTCATCAACAACAGATATGAATGTTTTAACACAAAGCCATTTCCAATTTACAAACAAGATTAATTCATAATTAAGGTGGCGGCAGTGACTTGATCAAATGAGAATAAAATGATCGACGCTGACAAAGGAGGGAATGAATCTGGACCCAGTTGGCTTATAATGGTATTTTCTGTTTTACACTTCAAGTTCCCTTGTCTTTATCTTTTGGGCTTTAAAAGGACAGACACCAACCTTTAAGGGCAGTGGACTGGTGTCACCAACACCAAATAAATGCTATAAATGTCAGATAAATGCCAGACAGTTCACTTTATTGACTGGTGCCTTTCAGTATTTAAAGGTAAGATGGGTGTGGAAGCACCTCATCTTCAATACCACCACTCAAACAAAAGGAATCGGACACTTTATGGATCAATTTTGCCAAaataaaacagacagacagagagccataTGTCATTCCGAATAGGTTACAAAACATGTGGTCCTCCTAGGGAGTGAGTGACATTTAAAAGTATCTGGAAATTCTTGGGTTGAATTCAAGGGAACAATGGAGTCTGGACGGACAAAGGCACTAACCAAACAATAAAGATACTGTTTGTCtaaggttgcaaaattccagtacaTTTTCCCAAATGTCcatgttttccagaaatccttcTTAAAGGATTTCAGATTTCTACCCTGATTCCGTGAATCTCAGGGAATTTTAAACCCTATATTTGTCAGTCTAAAAGCAAATGACCAAACAGGCACTCACCCCTCCTATAAGCTTGACAACTCTGACTTTCTGTGGGATGTGTGGCCCCGCTCGGTCTCCACTATTGGCTCGCTGCATCACAGTTCTCTTCACCCCTGACTTAGGCCCAAGAGCCTGGGCCTGGTCTGGACTCAGACCTGCCACCAGGGCTCCCTGCATGGGCATGCTCCCCAGGACAGTGGGCCCCCTTGGTCTGATAGGGTTCAGCTGGGTAACGTTCCtcctctgctgctgctgttgttgctggGCCTGCTGGGTAGGGTTGGGACCGGGGCCAGTGTTCTGCCCCTGTTGGCCCCCCTGCCAGCCTGGCGCTGGGGCTTGCTGACCCTGGCCCTTGGTCATCTGCAGGCGGGTCTTCACGTTCTGGCGGAGCGCGGGGGGCGTCGGTGGGGTGCCGTTGGGAGGGAAGGCAGTAGAGCCTTGCTGGGGCTGTTGGGGTTTAGGGGGAAACTGcctctgctgctgttgttgtggtGGGTCACCTTGGCCGATGATGCGCGCCATTAGCTCCTTCTTGCGGACGCCGGCTTGCATCTGCCTCCTCATCTCCTTCCTCTTCAGGATCTCCTCCCGGAGACGCTTCTGCTCCTCGATCTTCAGACGGTACTGCCGCGTCTCTTCGTCCTCGTCGGGATCCTACAACCAACCAGACACTATGAGAAACATCACACTCACACTCTCCATGAGCTAGTAACATGGGCAgcatccccaatggcaccctattccctatatagtgcactacttttgaccagcgccagTGCACTATAGGGAACAAGGTGCAGCCACAGAGCTGCAGTAACTACCATTGGAACCGTCTAAATTGGCGTGACATTCACAGTAGTAATGAGAAGCGATACCCCAGAGAAATATACTATGATGGTATTGATCCCTTTTCCAATGGACTCCCCGGTGAACGAGTCTCATCTAATTTATAACCTTATGATTGGGCCATTAATTAATAGAATAGCATTCACTGCCCCATCTAACTGAACACGGCGGGCTTAGCACGGCGGGCTTAGCACGGCTTATTATCTCAGGTTACTGAATTTTACAGGCACAATGTCTGTCAAAATAATACAATATTCTCAAATTATCGCCATGCCTTAAATATGTGATGGTATAAAAGAGAAAATGATTGGTGAAATAAAACTGAGGCGGCCACTTTCGCAATTATTTCTATATTGAGTCACACGCGAAAATCCAAGCCGTTTGCCTTTGTTTCCCTGTTTTGGCCATGATTTCAACACAGTTTTATTTAGACACTACttttgtgtgcatcccaaatggcaccttattccctacatagtgcactacttttgaccagggctctatttacactatatagggaataagttgCCATTTACATGTGGTGTACatatttattttactgctgttctttaattatttgttattttatctattattttacttaacacgtatttttcttaaaactgcattgttggttaagggcttgtaagtaagcatttcactgtaatgtctacacctattatattcagcgcatgtggcaaataaaatgcgATTTGATTTGGTGCAGGACTGACCTGTACTGCTGTGTTTGGCTGAGTGTCTGTGGAATCCCTGTGAACCACCGTTCTTTCAGGTGGCCCAGGTAGCTGTGCCGCGGCCTTGTTGGCAGCAGTAGGCTGGGCTCTCCCCCGGCCACCGCCTGGGACCGGCCGAGCATTCAGGCCCGGTCGCACCCCGCCCTGCATTGCCCTGGCAACGGGCCTGACGTTGGGCGCCGAGGCGGGGCGGAcattgttcatgttttggttgccAGGTGCCACGGGGAGCTCGCGGAGGTTGCTGTTGCGCTGGGGAAGGACTTTCAGTGCAGGAGGGTTCTGTGGAAGGAGGAAAAACTGATTTGTATTTCGTTGGTCTTTTGATCACAATCATTTTGCTTGATATACCTATATAaccaatgtgattttttttcctGTGCACGTTGGGTTTTTGATTGAAAGCAAAGCACATAGATTCCTTCAAAATCATTTTGAACGTGCCATAAATCCAAATAGTCCTATGACCGATAGTGGCTGCTCACCATTCTGGACCTGATGGGGGCGTTACGCTGCTGTGGGTGGGGTCCGCCAGAGTGCGTCTGTCTGGGGCTGCCGTGCTGCTGCACCTGGTGGAAGAGGGGCTGCCCCTGCCCACTGCCGTGGTGCATCATGGGGCCTTGCCGCTGCTCGTTGGGGTGGAGCTGATGctgtgggtggtggtgggggggcggCTGAGACAGGTCCTGTctgtggtgctgctgctgctgttgttgttgttgttgggagaGAGGCAAGTCGTGACACTGGAGCTGTGAGTGGGGAGGGCCGTGCTGCATCAAGCCCTAGTTTTAATTGCAACGCAAAAAGACAAAGCGGGCAGAATGAGTGATTTTGACAGATAGGGTAAAAGATTGACTGTTTTGACTTACAACTTGAAAATAAAAAAGCAGCCACACTTCTCGTATGCACGCGATTGGAGCTTTTAAGGAGAAACGGTTACATGCATATGATTAACCTCCAATCGGTGTCCTCATATAGCCGCGGTAACAGAGGTAGAACAATGAGGCCTACACTAGAGGGCACTCTTGTCTGTGCCTCACCATTCATACTGCATGGGAAGGAGGTCTCTGAGAAATATTAGCTGTTTTAATGACATTTTCACTAACGTGGAATATTCAACAAGCGTTTCCAATATTTTTATAATCGAGTAAAAACTGTGCAAATTTAGAATAAGGACGGACAATATTTCACATTTGACATGTATCCCAACAGGTACTGTATAATCACTGATTGTGAAGAAGCTTGGAAAAAGCCATAGTTTACAATACAAACTGAACTGATTTCCATCCACGCCGAGTTAATACTTAACAAATAGACAACACATACCCATTTGTGGACCAATACTTGAATCATGAATCATTCCACCCGCCTCATTCACAGGCAGAGCGCAGGCCACCACCACACACGTTAACCGGTAGAAGATTCACTTACTCTCATCCGTACCTGCATCCCAAACTGGTGCTGCTGCAGTGGGAAGGACCCGGGGGGCACCTGCTGCTGCTGAAAGCCGGGCTGAATGTGGCCAATGAAGGGCCTGGTGTTGGGGGGTCCGCCGAGCCCCGTCAGGCTGGACATGCCCTGGTGGCCCTGGGGGTGGCCCTGGGGAGGCAGGTTGGGTCTGGGGGGCTCTCTCTGGAACATCCCTGGCTGGCCCCCTGGACCCTGGCCTGGCTGGTTGAACCCTCCTAGGCCCGGCTGGTTGAACCCTCCTAGGCCTGGCTGGTTGAAGGCCATGTGGCCCTGGCTGGGGATCTGATGGTTGTTACTGTTTATGAGCAAGCCGGGGTTCTGGTGATCGAACATGTGCTGCTGTTGCCCAGGGAACCGCCCTGGGTCTATAGAACAGGAGGGGAAGTAGGGGGGGAGGAGAAAGCCACAACAGAGACGTCAAGTTGTTTGCTGCGTCGCCGCATTTCCCACTCACTTTTAATACATCAGACAGTGACTGCCTCGAGTCTTGGCTGTATGGACTAAGGCTGGGGGAAGCACCATACATAGGCCTACATCTCTATCAACAGAAAATAACACCACACCAATATTTGATGGTATTTAATTCCACATAAGTAGTGATTAGGAAATTAGTGATATGAATGTATATTAGGAGCCCCGACTCATTCCAATGCATGTAGgtgcacatacatacatacagtgccttcagaaatgtTGTTGATTTTTgaaactggcctacacacaataccccataatgtcaaagtggaattatgatttttgggatttttaaaaatgaattaaaaatgaaaagctgaagtgtcttgagtcaataagtattcaacgcctttgttatggcaagcctaaatacgttcaggagtacaaatgtgcttaacaagtcacataataagttgcatagactcactctgtgtgcaataatagtgtttaacatgttttttgaatgactacctcatctctgtaccccacacatataattatctgtaaggtccctcagtcgagcagtgaatttcaaacacagattcaaccacaaagaccagagaggttttccaatgcctcacaaagaagggcacctattggtagatgggtaaatggaaagcagacattgaatatccctttgagcatggggaGATAAAGGTGTCCTTCCTACCTCAggtgccggagaggaaggaaaccgctaagggatttcaccatgaggccaatggtgactttaaaacagttagagagtttgatggctgtgataggagaaaactgaggatggatcaatattgtagttactccacaatactaacctaattgacagagtgaaaagaaggaagcctgtacagaataaaaatattcgaaaacttgcatcctgtttgcaacaaggcactaaagtaatacggcaaagcaattaactttttttcctgaatacaaagtgttatgtttggggcaaatccaataaaacacattacggagtaccactctccatattttcaagcatagtgatggctgcatcatgtcatgggtatgcttgtaatcgttaaggactggggagttattcaggataaaaaagaaacggaatggagctaagcacaggcaaaatcctagaggaaaacctgattcagtctgctttccaccagacactgggagattaattcacatttcagcaTAACCTAAAACACCAAAACCTAAAACACcaaaaggccaaatctacactggagttgcttaccaagagcaCAGTGCATGttcctgacttaaatctgcttggaaatctatggcaagacctgaaaatggttgtctagcaaggatcaacaaccaatttgacagagcttgaagaatgttacacaatccaggtgtggaaagctcttagagacttagccagaaagacccacatctgtaatcgctgccaaaggtgactctaacatgtattgacacagggggttgaatacttatctatctaatcaagatatatagtattagtgttttatttttcatgaactttaacatagtattttgtgtagatcgttgacgaAAAATGACAATGAAATTCATTAATTAATTTAGTTAATGGAACTCTGCAATTATGCTCGCAGCGTACCCTGAAGGTATACTGCTAGGGGTTAATGCCCAGAAGGGTTAGCTATGCTAAGAGAGACGATTTAACCCCTTAAAGGCAGGGAAGGACGCGTGGGTGGGTGAggagggctgtgtcccaaatggcaccctgttacctatatagtgcactatttatgaccagagggccctggtcaaaagtagtgcactatatagggaaaatggtgctatttgggatgcaagctGTGGTCTTACCCCCAATGAAGAAGGGCTCTCTGTCCTGGGGGGCAGGGGGAGGCTGGTTcctccagggctccatgtaatggGGGGGCCTCTGGGGCGGCTGGCCAAAATTACCAGGCATGTGCTCCTGCTGGAAGTCCCCCGATCCCTGTGAGGGGGGAGaggtgcatacacacacactcatacatttCATTCCACATTGGGAACCACTGTAATCACAAACTAATTAAAACTAACGAAAAAGGTGCATTTCGGGTTATATTATTATACTACAAATTGAATGGCTAGGATCATTCTCATTAGGCACAATGTTGACCTGGGTAAAATGTACCAATGTTTACACCATTTTGAGAGGAAATACCATTGAGAATAAGTGAGAGTAAACCTCTAATTCACTAGTGTTATTGGCATCCTAGCAACATGACAAAAAAATCTGCCATCTTGGCCAGGAAAACGTTAACTCGAGAAACAGTAAAAACCACACCACAGTGCTGCGTCTAGTCTACCGTCAAGGAAAAGCAGCAGATAACGATCCCATAATCCCTCCTCGGAATAAGATCCCCCCCCCATAACCTGAATCTCCTTTATTCTCTTAAACATCAGTCTCTGTTGAAAAATTAACCTTCAACTCAACACGTTGCACTTCCACAAATGGGGTTCTTAGACCTCCCTCCTCCTCGCCCCTTTGTAAATTATTTAAGATGCTATCTAGGCTTAATCCACCTTGATTCGCCGGTAGACTGACGGCATTTTGAGCGGGATAGAGCGGTGTTTCGAATgctggaagggagagagagtcgCCAAAGTTGCTTAACAGAAAGTTAATCAACGAGGCTTAAcaaagcagaggaggagagggagcggATCATATTGTTAGTTTGGACATTATCGCTCTGTTCCAAAGGTCAGTCCGGTTTGCACAATGGAGGCTCGGTTGTCTACATAATACCTCTGGAAATTTGTATGAATTTGATAACGCGGCTCATCCACTCTGAGTGCTAATCCTTGATAAACAGGCTGAGAGGTGCTCAATGTGTAACTGATTCTGCAGATATCCCTCTCGGAAAGAGAGAGTGCTTGCTAAGACAAACGTCATACAATGGACCGGACCATATGTCAAACCATTCAATGAGAAATGGAAATGAAGAGGATTAGAAGGGGCATTTGTTTTGGTCGGTCCTTCTTTGGACATAGTGTCTTGTACAAATGTCACATTGTTGCCACTATTGATGGAGGGATTTCATATTTCTAAGGACAATGGTACGGTTGACCAATGAGACTAAAAGATATGTTAGATAAGTACCTCCGCCATCGGACAGAAAATTAGCCTGATGTGACTTCAATGTCACCTTTTAATGTTATCTTTGTAGCTTGGACAATATGAAACCTAGGCTACTTTTATATTTTCAATATCTAACCTGATGATATTACAACATATTCATATTTGGAACAAATggcaaaatatattatattttcaCCACCAGGCCCTTGATATGCTAGATGCAAGAAATGTCCATTTGGCCCGAATTACAAACCTAAAATTGTATTCTTGACTAGCAGTTTCTATCGTCATAGCCCCCTAATTAGCTCTTAATTTCATAATAATTATCCAAATGTTTTATAGAATGATTTTACATATGGGGGAGGGGGGCATCACCCCTCCCCTTCTTGAACAATTAAGTCTGATGGTATGATAATGTATGATAATCATCCGTAATCTGGTGCCCAGTGGTAAATGGATGTTGCTGGGTGTTTTGTCACCTGCATTTCAAATCGTGACCCTGGCAACAGCAGCCTAAACGTGAGTGACAGCTGGGGAATCCAACACTATGCTAGGCATCAGCtcagcctcgctctctctctctctccctccaactctgATAATAGTGAAAAACAGCTCTGCTACACACACTGGAGCACTCTCTCTGCTATCAATGTCCACCGCAATCACAGACtggaaaggagatgaggaagaTTGAATAAAATGTAGGCATTTTCCAAATAACAGACTCTAAATGCGAGACCCTGGCTCATTTGTTGACAAGGTTTGTAAGTATCCCTTTCGCCAAATGCAATTGGAGGCAGCCATTTTTCAATGGCTGATTTGCATAAATCCATATAAAACGCTCTTCCCGAGAAGGTGTCAATCAGCACCAGCGCCACCTGATGCCTGGTCATCATTAGCTtggcaccctgttctctacatcagtggttctcaaacatCTCCTCGGGGACACACAGAcgtttcacaattttgttgtagccctgaactagctTGCCTGATTCACCAAATCagaggcttgatgattagttgatgagttgaatcaggtgtgttagcggtgtaatagatcaaatacatggaacggctgggggtacccgaggagaggtttgagaaccactgccctacatagtgcactacttttgaccagagccatatgggaatagggtgccatttggaacacatcctagggctgggcgatatggcctaaaaatcatacCTTATGGGCGAGTCACTATATatctcaataaaaaaaaaaaaaaaaaaaaaaaaagatatatatatatatatatatgggttgttgtacaattaaaggacaaatacactgcatttcaaacagacaGCAATAATCTAACGAATTCAGAgcttgtgaagttatacctagactaaatataagccttccacaaccactaataatgtaattattttatGAAAACAGTTTAACTTTCAAGTCTGTCTGTGAAAATGCAATTTTTTCTTACAAATGTAactagaaccatgcataatgcacacaCACTAATAATGACTAATTTCTTGCAGCAGGCATTAGgctatagaaaattaacacaggtctcaacAATCTCGCAAACTGTGCTAGTgattagccagctaatctttatatttcaagtttagccaacttggatctatttgctagctaacaaggttgaacagttgaattgttatgaacacactcttctgtctgtctccaactgtttgaaaaggatgttagcctgtccactttgttcagatgctgaaatcaagtggcctatcttatttctcagaatgacaaagagttgccaattccttatttgattgtgttttatgcttattgcacatttacaAAACAGAatagacagctagtataacagtctttggctaaaatATTGCTAACGTACCAATTCCGCGCTCGACAAACTGAGCACTCTGAGCActcattttccagaatcaatgttcacTGATACTcccgttttagtagtgtctgttCTGCACGCAATTTgagtagttgagacataaaaagggtatcgttTGAAAAGTGAActtctctattacagtaaaataacgtCTCAATGTGTTTTGGTGTCCATATTACCGATTCttttggaccaaacctcaaatgcaaatagcgggttgaaaccgcttgtcagagaggaagatgtgATCTGTCAACTTTGTTGGcgtgagaggcagggggaggggcttggtgtgtgtgtaaaccacatcaagcggcaggtagcttagtggttaagagcgttgtgccagtaaccgaaaggtcgctggttctaatccccgagccgactaggtgaaaaatctgcccttgagcaaggcacttaaccctaattgctcctgtaagtcgctctggataagagcgtctgctaaatgactaaaatgtaataaaatctgtccaaaataagcccaatgtgtttctatggtcttatttttggacctaagcttgttgcctgccttcctgcctttgggacaacgactcccattgttagggcggagacatgagcatctcgtcattatatacagatctgaGGTGTAAATGGGGAAGGTCCACACAGCACAGAGGAGCGAAGGAGAGGAGACCCAAAATACAACATAAACGCTTATTAAAAACGCAAAATAACAAAACcttcttgcgatacaggcatttagaatatcgcgcaaaaacatacattcaaaTTAATTCGATATATAGCCCAGCACTAACGCAACCTGAGTAACTTGAGGCACAGTTGGCTGCCTGGCCAATCCACTTCCCCGCCAGTGCTGTAATCACTTTAAAGGCATTCCTTTCCTGTCATCTCTGTAATGGGTTCAATGTTACTCTGGTTGCGTTTAGATAGGCAGCCCAATTCCGATTTTTTTCcattaattggtattttgaccaatcacatcagatcttttcacatcagatctttttcagagctgatctgattggtcaaaagaccaattagtgaaaaaaatatcagatttggggtgcctgtctaaacgcagcctcaGAGGTTCTTCAATGATTCCTTTTCTTTGACTACCTGAATATCTATTTATCCCTTAGTATTAAACCAAAATTATGTTTTTGGGTTGTTTTTCTAATTCAAAACAGCCTTCTAAAGGTCTGTTCTGCTTTGTGCCACAAACTTGCCCTAAGAAAGTGGTATTTTCACTGGCGGTAGTAGGCTGTATCctggactgtgtcccaaatggtaccctattcccatagaactcaaaattagtgcactatgtagggaatagggtgccatttgggacggacccCTGATTTCAGGATTCCATTGTGATGCCAACCGCATAGTCTGAGCCCCAGCACATCCAGAGAGTGCTAACTAATCTAAGCTTCCGCCACCCCAGCCCTCCAAGAAGGCCAGCCACTGCCTAAAGCCCCTATCAACCATTTCCAGTTGTGCAGACAGACTCGGTATGAGTGTTTACAGATTTGCTCTAACAGTATTTGGACCAGAGCGGGCATCTAATTGCCATAATGATATTTCCCTCACAAAGAGGCCCGCCGCTAACCGTGTGATGGGGGcgaggtgagagagggagtgtgagtgGAGCAGCTGCTACTCACAGGGAACCTCTGAGGACTCGGAGCAGATCTGGGCTGGCTCTGGGCAGGAGGCATCAAGGGCActgcaatgagagagagagaaggggggggggggtaagagcgagagagaatgatGTAGATGGGGCAGGGGGGCAGAGAGGGGTTAAGAGAGAaatgagaagaggaagagagagagcgcaggGGTGGGGAGAAGGAGGGATAGTCTATTGGACACCTCTGTGTGTGCTAAAGGCTGTTACACAGGCATGCGTCTTACATTTCACTTCCGAGATGGGCTCACATTTGTACACAGCTGGACAGAGGCAAAAGGGAATGAATGGATGAACATAGTGAAAGCATGCGGTTGAAGTTGTCTAATGGACCACGGGCTAAGGAGGATGGGTATATTTGGATCTGAAAGAGGCCATTTCATCATACAGTATGAGGCTTTTTGACTTCAGTAAATACTCCATGCATCTTCAATTCATAATCAGTTTGAGTTGCAACTGGTAATGGCAATTTATTTTCGACAGAAATTGAAAAGGACAATTTGTTGCAAATATGGGTTAAGGAACATATGCCAACCTCTGGAAAACACTCCTGTTATCCTatccacccccctcccctcaaAACACATACGccgtctctctatctctgtcacacacaccccTAGTTATGACTGGAGGCAATCCCTGATCTTTCACTATCACTTCCCTCTCTGGAGCAAACCATGGCCCCcgccccccaacacacacatagaccCACACACACATTTCAGTCTGGACAGACAGAGAAGATAAACCGATCTCGAGGAATGGAGAAGAAAGGACAAGTAAATAACCCTATTACTGTCTGAAAGCCCTATTCACTTGTCATTCAACCCAAACAACAACATGACATTCTAATCCAGACACTTTTCAAAGCAGTGCACGGATAACTGCCAACCATACGGCATCGTATGCCTTTGCTTAGTGGTAAATATTCAAAAGATTCAACTTAATGAAAAAGGACCCAGTGGGCCACtcgaatgacaccctattccctaaataaagcactacttttgacctgggcccaaagggaatagggtgccatttatgacaacatcaaaagtagtgcactatatagggaatagggtgctatttgggatgcaccccAAACCCTGCAAAGATGCGGAGCAGCCCGAAGTGCAGACCTACCTTGTGCAGGGGAGGACGCTGGGCCCCTGAAATGGGGGTTGATGTGGATGTTCttgggctgctgctgctgctgttggtgGGGGTGGTTGTGTGAAGGAGGGGGACTCATCATACGGGGCGGCGGGTCCATCTGTGGCCTGACTGGTGCCCTGTGTGAGGAGGGCGAGCCACGGTGGGCCGTGTGCTGGGGGGTGAGGGCTTGCAGgggctgctggtgctgctgggcCAGCGAGCCCCCACTGTGCTCCTGGAAAAGAGGCCCTCGGGGGCCACCGGGGCCGCCCTGGTGATGGGCCTGCTGATGAGGATGATGAGTTTGGTGGTGAGGGGGAGGCATTCTGGAGGGAGACTGCTaattggaagagagagagagagagagagagagagagagagagagagagagagagagggagaaagagggaagacCAATACAACAAGTCAGATATGTCGAGTGTTGAaggctatatacactgagtacacaaaacattaggaacacctgctctttccatgacatagactgaccaggtgaatccaggtgaaagctatcatcccttattgatgtcacttgttaaatccacttcaatcagtgtagatgaaggggaggagacaggttaaagaag
This window contains:
- the LOC121549997 gene encoding RNA-binding protein 33 isoform X3, producing the protein MAASPRDDDFEDYDKPGAERSRRRRGEDDDLDSEIEGDLLDEDWLTAKKNPSEASDEELNDDLLQSDEEGQNFSQGVSLNATLGEFDQQANPIDYTVDLGDVEGGYQQDGGEYVDEYSQPNDMEMPDGQMEYSGEQAEGDGIYQDEVLDIQINEPLDDEFQVDDYSTSYRDGEQQEQAEKQEAPEGDEEEEDSQLADTEEAENEPEPEEEVKEEEDEDEEEDEDGESGRLRFKTERKDVTSGIVRLADAANKRRNIPETLELSEEAKADLMEFEEKERQRKQGRFGGRGGRGGFRGRGGRGGFPGFGMGDFGGGRGRMNDQRLPMMPLHMGMQSPSRMPPPHHQTHHPHQQAHHQGGPGGPRGPLFQEHSGGSLAQQHQQPLQALTPQHTAHRGSPSSHRAPVRPQMDPPPRMMSPPPSHNHPHQQQQQQPKNIHINPHFRGPASSPAQVPLMPPAQSQPRSAPSPQRFPGSGDFQQEHMPGNFGQPPQRPPHYMEPWRNQPPPAPQDREPFFIGDPGRFPGQQQHMFDHQNPGLLINSNNHQIPSQGHMAFNQPGLGGFNQPGLGGFNQPGQGPGGQPGMFQREPPRPNLPPQGHPQGHQGMSSLTGLGGPPNTRPFIGHIQPGFQQQQVPPGSFPLQQHQFGMQVRMRGLMQHGPPHSQLQCHDLPLSQQQQQQQQQHHRQDLSQPPPHHHPQHQLHPNEQRQGPMMHHGSGQGQPLFHQVQQHGSPRQTHSGGPHPQQRNAPIRSRMNPPALKVLPQRNSNLRELPVAPGNQNMNNVRPASAPNVRPVARAMQGGVRPGLNARPVPGGGRGRAQPTAANKAAAQLPGPPERTVVHRDSTDTQPNTAVQDPDEDEETRQYRLKIEEQKRLREEILKRKEMRRQMQAGVRKKELMARIIGQGDPPQQQQQRQFPPKPQQPQQGSTAFPPNGTPPTPPALRQNVKTRLQMTKGQGQQAPAPGWQGGQQGQNTGPGPNPTQQAQQQQQQQRRNVTQLNPIRPRGPTVLGSMPMQGALVAGLSPDQAQALGPKSGVKRTVMQRANSGDRAGPHIPQKVRVVKLIGGGGDASGISAPIQQQQANRPAPHILQGPVRKVTLANPPGGQPIQGLVTQGDRGGLGNRVVVPGRGRARGAGGAGQLGCGRGRARGAAGAGGAGQLGCGRLIPTRQNQRGAGTGDSQACTVSIDGLSTSTTDTQLRNLLNSIGPIQMFKMLPHQRKAIAKFHNPQHALSFQVSFNRHMIDLSHIDVSLIDG
- the LOC121549997 gene encoding RNA-binding protein 33 isoform X4, producing MAASPRDDDFEDYDKPGAERSRRRRGEDDDLDSEIEGDLLDEDWLTAKKNPSEASDEELNDDLLQSDEEGQNFSQGVSLNATLGEFDQQANPIDYTVDLGDVEGGYQQDGGEYVDEYSQPNDMEMPDGQMEYSGEQAEGDGIYQDEVLDIQINEPLDDEFQVDDYSTSYRDGEQQEQAEKQEAPEGDEEEEDSQLADTEEAENEPEPEEEVKEEEDEDEEEDEDGESGRLRFKTERKDVTSGIVRLADAANKRRNIPETLELSEEAKADLMEFEEKERQRKQGRFGGRGGRGGFRGRGGRGGFPGFGMGDFGGGRGRMNDQRLPMMPLHMGMQQSPSRMPPPHHQTHHPHQQAHHQGGPGGPRGPLFQEHSGGSLAQQHQQPLQALTPQHTAHRGSPSSHRAPVRPQMDPPPRMMSPPPSHNHPHQQQQQQPKNIHINPHFRGPASSPAQVPLMPPAQSQPRSAPSPQRFPGSGDFQQEHMPGNFGQPPQRPPHYMEPWRNQPPPAPQDREPFFIGDPGRFPGQQQHMFDHQNPGLLINSNNHQIPSQGHMAFNQPGLGGFNQPGLGGFNQPGQGPGGQPGMFQREPPRPNLPPQGHPQGHQGMSSLTGLGGPPNTRPFIGHIQPGFQQQQVPPGSFPLQQHQFGMQGLMQHGPPHSQLQCHDLPLSQQQQQQQQQHHRQDLSQPPPHHHPQHQLHPNEQRQGPMMHHGSGQGQPLFHQVQQHGSPRQTHSGGPHPQQRNAPIRSRMNPPALKVLPQRNSNLRELPVAPGNQNMNNVRPASAPNVRPVARAMQGGVRPGLNARPVPGGGRGRAQPTAANKAAAQLPGPPERTVVHRDSTDTQPNTAVQDPDEDEETRQYRLKIEEQKRLREEILKRKEMRRQMQAGVRKKELMARIIGQGDPPQQQQQRQFPPKPQQPQQGSTAFPPNGTPPTPPALRQNVKTRLQMTKGQGQQAPAPGWQGGQQGQNTGPGPNPTQQAQQQQQQQRRNVTQLNPIRPRGPTVLGSMPMQGALVAGLSPDQAQALGPKSGVKRTVMQRANSGDRAGPHIPQKVRVVKLIGGGGDASGISAPIQQQQANRPAPHILQGPVRKVTLANPPGGQPIQGLVTQGDRGGLGNRVVVPGRGRARGAGGAGQLGCGRGRARGAAGAGGAGQLGCGRLIPTRQNQRGAGTGDSQACTVSIDGLSTSTTDTQLRNLLNSIGPIQMFKMLPHQRKAIAKFHNPQHALSFQVSFNRHMIDLSHIDVSLIDG